The following proteins are co-located in the Pyxicephalus adspersus chromosome Z, UCB_Pads_2.0, whole genome shotgun sequence genome:
- the LOC140343761 gene encoding sodium/hydrogen exchanger 2-like — protein MRNNILFVFSLLIPSSGETLHQGTQRDPDVPQHNATSGLHIISMDYGHVKIPLEITLWIMLASLAKIGFHLSSRVTAVVPESCVLVIVGLVMGGIIFAVDKQAPVMNSDIFFLYLLPPIVLDAGYFLPIRPFFENFGPILWYAVLGTLWNVCGIGLSLYGLCQVEALGLQNISLLHNLWFGSLISAVDPVAVLSVFEEIHVNEKLYILVFGESLLNDAVTVVIIIACSVSMKRYVEANISQKSYTTVKYFMKMWSSVSETLIFFFLGLYTVGNNHDWNWTFIALTLFCCLFWRALGVVVLTGILNKISLTSITVKDQFIISYGGLRGAICFSLVFLLPDFPQKRLFIAATTVVILFTVFVQGMTIRPLVELLEVKKKQRLSTITEQVNIRLMDHLVTGIEDVCGHCGQFYWKDKFEYFNKKYLGRILLRDNKPKSSIVLLYEKLEKKHAIELAEAGQLSDLSTLPAFHKHHKLSSHKENLSAQQLDDI, from the exons ATGAGGAACAATATTCTCTTCGTCTTCTCCCTCCTCATCCCCTCGTCTGGGGAGACCCTTCATCAGGGGACACAGAGGGACCCCGACGTCCCCCAACACAACGCTACATCCGGGCTGCACATCATTTCCATGGACTATGGACACGTCAAGATCCCGCTGGAGATAACGCTATGGATTATGTTGGCATCACTCGCTAAAATCG GCTTTCATCTGTCAAGCCGGGTCACTGCGGTGGTGCCGGAGAGTTGCGTCCTGGTCATCGTGGGGCTGGTCATGGGGGGAATTATATTTGCAGTGGACAAACAGGCTCCGGTCATGAACAGCGACATCTTCTTCCTCTACCTGCTGCCCCCCATCGTCCTGGACGCGGGGTATTTCCTGCCTATTCGCCCCTTCTTTGAGAACTTTGGCCCCATCCTGTGGTACGCGGTGCTGGGAACCCTCTGGAACGTTTGCGGTATTGGCCTCTCCCTCTATGGCCTGTGCCAGGTGGAGGCTCtgggactacagaacatctccctcCTCCATAATCTCTGGTTTGGGAGCCTCATCTCCGCTGTGGATCCGGTGGCCGTCCTGTCCGTGTTTGAGGAGATTCATGTGAATGAAAAACTTTACATCCTGGTATTTGGTGAATCCTTGCTGAACGACGCCGTGACTGTG GTAAT AATCATCGCCTGCTCGGTGAGTATGAAGCGCTATGTGGAGGCCAATATATCGCAGAAGTCCTATACCACGGTGAAATATTTCATGAAGATGTGGAGCAGTGTGAGTGAGACTCTCATCTTCTTCTTCCTCGGCCTCTACACGGTGGGGAACAACCATGACTGGAACTGGACCTTCATCGCCCTCACCCTATTCTGCTGCCTCTTCTGGAGGGCCCTAG gtgTTGTGGTGCTGACCGGCATCTTGAATAAAATCTCACTGACTTCCATCACGGTGAAGGATCAGTTCATCATCTCCTATGGAGGTCTTCGAGGTGCCATCTGCTTCTCATTGGTCTTCCTTCTCCCAGACTTCCCGCAGAAAAGGCTTTTTATTGCGGCCACCACAGTGGTCATCCTCTTCACCGTCTTTGTCCAG GGGATGACCATCCGGCCATTGGTGGAATTACTGGAAGTGAAGAAGAAGCAGCGGCTCTCCACCATCACTGAGCAGGTGAACATTCGG ctTATGGACCATCTGGTGACTGGCATAGAGGATGTGTGTGGGCACTGCGGGCAATTCTACTGGAAGGACAA ATTTgaatatttcaacaaaaaatatttggggaGGATTCTGCTGCGGGACAACAAGCCAAAGTCTAGCATTGTCCTCCTGTATGAGAAGCTGGAGAAGAAACACGCCATTGAGCTGGCTGAAGCCGGACAATTGTCCGATCTCTCCACTCTTCCTGCCTTCCA CAAACATCACAAATTGTCATCtcacaaagagaacctgtctgccCAGCAGCTGGATGACATC
- the LOC140343905 gene encoding TLR adapter interacting with SLC15A4 on the lysosome-like, with translation MLSEAFLCTVMYGKVMEDESQQDKAQKKKVSLRRPHGQRAEERHSFRAAICGGDTCSCREEGCHHERGSLASSSQAMAIPSRDLPPSGSLDLYTSWSSMYASIYKNYPDLHIGGDHILNKKDSGCVLECEDGPVLLSVDIDSSSPPNDLPRGPPEKGVIHSEDSNILPPAPFSNSVLNVVLEKKMQELYKQCYEETMVTNASPNPGWPNVLMVNLNQMSLMVSQEQNIDQAKAREAIMQYLCSATSGGSSEFITPVLLISNQDNMKKSITLSKNSAHRKSCSAHNKK, from the coding sequence ATGTTGTCCGAGGCGTTCCTTTGTACCGTGATGTACGGGAAGGTGATGGAGGATGAATCTCAGCAGGACAAAGCACAGAAGAAGAAGGTTTCCCTAAGACGTCCCCATGGGCAGCGTGCAGAGGAACGCCATTCCTTCAGGGCAGCAATCTGTGGGGGTGACACATGTAGCTGCAGGGAGGAGGGTTGTCACCATGAGCGAGGCTCCTTGGCATCCTCATCCCAAGCCATGGCAATTCCCAGCAGAGATCTGCCCCCTTCTGGCAGTCTGGACTTGTACACCTCATGGTCCAGCATGTATGCAAGCATCTACAAAAATTACCCAGACCTCCACATTGGAGGAGACCATATCCTGAATAAGAAGGACTCGGGCTGTGTCCTGGAGTGTGAGGATGGCCCAGTGTTGCTCTCGGTGGACATTGACAGCAGTAGCCCTCCAAATGACCTCCCGAGGGGTCCTCCTGAGAAAGGCGTCATCCATAGTGAGGACAGTAATATTTTACCACCAGCCCCCTTTTCCAACTCTGTCCTCAATGTGGTCCTGGAAAAGAAGATGCAGGAGCTGTACAAACAGTGCTACGAGGAGACCATGGTGACCAACGCATCCCCCAACCCGGGCTGGCCCAATGTCCTGATGGTCAACCTCAACCAGATGAGTCTGATGGTGTCCCAGGAGCAGAATATAGACCAAGCAAAGGCAAGAGAGGCCATTATGCAGTATCTGTGCAGTGCTACCAGCGGGGGCAGCTCTGAGTTTATTACCCCCGTCCTCCTCATCTCCAATCAGGACAACATGAAGAAATCCATCACTTTGTCCAAAAACTCCGCTCATAGAAAAAGCTGCTCAGCACACAACAAAAAGTAA